From Actinosynnema mirum DSM 43827, a single genomic window includes:
- a CDS encoding phage tail protein, whose translation MSADVFASTVYFRLSIAGNSLGTFHTCEGLGAQMEVEAYNEGGNNGFAWQLPTRMTWTNITMTRPVTEDSSKVLRWLDETVRQVEKKDGEIVALTPDLKPIVRWQVIGVVPVRWQGPSFDPSSSSAAVETLEIAHEGLQAS comes from the coding sequence ATGAGCGCGGACGTGTTCGCCAGCACCGTGTACTTCCGCCTCTCCATCGCGGGCAACAGCCTCGGCACGTTCCACACCTGCGAGGGCCTCGGCGCGCAGATGGAGGTCGAGGCCTACAACGAGGGCGGCAACAACGGGTTCGCCTGGCAGCTGCCCACCCGCATGACCTGGACCAACATCACCATGACCCGCCCGGTCACCGAGGACTCCTCCAAGGTGCTGCGCTGGCTGGACGAGACGGTGCGCCAGGTGGAGAAGAAGGACGGCGAGATCGTCGCGCTCACCCCGGACCTGAAGCCGATCGTGCGCTGGCAGGTCATCGGCGTGGTGCCGGTGCGCTGGCAGGGCCCGTCGTTCGACCCGTCCAGCTCCTCGGCCGCGGTCGAGACCCTGGAGATCGCCCACGAGGGCCTCCAGGCCTCCTGA